The Manduca sexta isolate Smith_Timp_Sample1 chromosome 15, JHU_Msex_v1.0, whole genome shotgun sequence genome includes the window ataaatgacatttataattatataattattcaagTACCTTTTTAAAGTTTGCACACATAGTTTGGTAGGaatgtattataatagttattaggttttattttatgataaactGTTGCCtgtaatagattttagtaactttaattttaggAAACCCTTATATGTTGGTCTTTCCTGTCTCAAGCATTTTTGCTTCTAAGAGGCGTTTTAACACATCTACACTTTTACGGTTATATTATGTCCCATGTAATAGGGGTGAGCGTATTGTCATCGACACAGGCCAAAAAAGGTTTTGTACACAATCAATAAAAGACTTAATTATGCTGTGTGAATCATTTTAATACGCAAGGTTCGGAATTCAAACGGCGACGATCGGGGCTGATGCGGCCACGTAGGGGGCGGCAGCAACGTAGGGAGAAGCAGCTACGTAGGGAGAAGCAGCTACGTAGGGAGATGCGACATACGCAGCAGGGGCAGCGACGTAGGCAGCTAAGCCGTTGTTGATGCGGTGGTAGTATTGAGAACTGGAAGCGGTGACCACGGCGGCAGGGGCGGCTGCGACCAGGGGAGCGCTCACCAGGGAAGGCTTGGCGGCGACGATAGCCAGAAGGGCGGAGAGGGCGACGATctgaaaattcaaataattagtaggtaatttttttaaatatatattttaaggatCAATGAAATGTATcactagtattataatattattatccaaGCAACTTAGTCACAACATTAACCACAAAATCTGGAAAATTATTGAATAggaaaacttattatttaatgttactttCTATTTCGATAACGCTTgtaaattttgtaacatttttgtttctactatttattattataatagtttgaaCTTACGATCTTCATCATTTTGCTAGGTTTGTTTGTTTCTGCCGGTAGTGAACAGGGAATACTGTCGATCCAAATAACTGGACATTATATAGGCGGCAGACGAGTGGTGGCGCAACTCACTGGCATCGACAGCCCCATTCGGCAACGTCTCTGACATTGGGCGGCGCGTGATCTGAATCTTATCGGCATTACCTTCGAGGGATTAATTCATCTTTATCGGAGTACTTAATTGAATTCATTACTTTTTAACATAGATGTTAATCAAATAGATTATACTCTCTCCCTTATTGTAACTAAGATTTACCGAGAACGTAAATTTTTCATGGTGATTGATACTCAATTACTTAATAGattaattcttaataaaaactaagatTTATATACCTTAGTAATAACTATTACAACACAAGTCgtaacatttacatttaaaaggtCCTGAAAGATTCGGCAAAATTTGCAACAcatagcaataaatatatataaatggcAACATCGATTAATTGTAACACTGCCTACGTAAAACTTATATTTCCGGAACATATTATGTCTTACAATACTGTGTTCGGTTACTGGTGTTACAGCGCGTTATTTGAAGGTCAATGACGTAAAAATGTATAAGTCACTCCGCAGCCACCGCTCGGGCCACGTGACCATTTTTCTTCAAATAAGGATTTTTCTTAGAGAAATTCCTAACAATACAACGTGAGCAAGCACGTGTAATTTGATTcgttagttttatttgttttgatggTTATTGTAACAATGCAATGTTTCAACTATAAATTGTtgttgtaattgttttaaatggcAAATGGATTTAATATttctcgtttaaaaaaaataacatgtggCATTGGTTATTAGCATCGCCAGAAAATGCTATTATTCGAGAAAATATCGACCAATTTATGAATTGGATAAGAATTGGTTttcacgttttattttaaaatcgaaattttgcctaactatataatataaacataggTTTGCATCTTTAAGTAAAGGCAAGTACGTACCGagtttataaatatacctatagataTTGTGTTGAGCGACGACTTGCAAGCCTATGACCATACCGGGTATCCAAAATAGGCTAAAGTAGAGTTGAATACGATAGATTAAAACTCAGAGCAAGTTAagaatctaaattataaattcggATTTGGATGTTTAGTACGTAGTTATAGATGAAGTGGATTAGCATTTAGGACATTTACTCCTAGAAAAGTTTTCACGCGAGTAGAATCGCTAgcaacatataattaaaaaaatatgggcgATCAAAATGCAATCTGATATTGAATTCGCAATAAGTTTGATATTGTGCAAGATGGCACCCTACAAAGCAAATCGACATTATGTTACCCAAAACTAAAGCACTGCCATTGACGTGGCATGCAAATGGAAATTAATTTTCGGATGGCAGCCCAGGAATGAAATATATCGGACACATCTCATGAAAAGATTAAAAACGAGACACATCGTCGTTCGATATCCGATGACGTATGTGTGATCGGTAGGTACGTATAATTTTCAGAATACGGATAATAAAACTTGTCATTAAAATCTACGAATCAATATTTGCTGTCTCTAACTATCTGCTGCAGTTTTCAAATCATCTTGTGtgtacaaacaatttaataagtCGTTTAAACTATTATAATCATGTAATCAAAAGAACTATTTTTGCTACATTTTAACATTAGTtcaattactaataaaattacctGACCACGCGACTCGCGAAGACTTTTGTTCTAAtcatagtatatttatatatcaactGCCATACAATAGAACACGAGCGatgtattcaaattaattatggcatgtatacatttcaataaaacacaaaagccATCCGAATACGAAACAAAAGATTCGGTAAGCGATTACATATTCATGTAGAGTACTTGCTTGCTCCAAATACTgtcattaatttgtataaacatGTGAGCGTTGTGTCGTATTTCATACACTGGATGTGGCAACATTATGATGCTTGAATTTATTGAATCTGTTCCATATTTgtgagtaaaataaattataggtatTTGAATAAAACGATAGGAATAAGcgagaaatatttaattgaaaattaaaatacagtaattatagatatttttttctttgctgCACATACGGCCTTGTTGACTAGTAAAGGAAATcctaaaatatttgacattagaaAGAAATTAGTTGGCATTAttgagtaattaaaaaattattaatattagatataaacTTTGGTCTCTGAGCTTCGCTGGTACATTATGGGTGCCAAACCTTACGACGTAAGAAAAGATTGAAATAACTTAATGAATCACATGTGTCGATAAGATGCAAATAAATTCTCAAAATGTTGCGTTATTTGGCAAAGTACatctatttacaaaattattcgtGCGGTTACTCTCAAACATTTAGTATGAAACTAAGTGCttattgcatattaaataaCTTGGCAATGCCACCACGGAACATTGCCTGCGCAAGAGCATATTGCACTTGTCCGTATTTATATTTGGATTGATTAATAATACTAAAGTTACGTTGCCTTAATAACGTCAATCAAAATTAGCTTGAAAAAGAATACGATTATAGcagatatttacttattttttatctttccaTAAATTTAAAggattataatttacgaaagcATTCTTATTTCATACTCATCctgttttattgatattatactGACCCAATGTTGGGCACGGCTTTCTGCTACTAAGGAGATGACTCTCTAAAACTTACTCTAATATATGTGTTCATAAGaataggaaaaatatatttttaatattttaaacaaataattacaaattgttagTGATGGATATTATTTTGTGACTGCATGGCATTTCCAGTGTATAATGATCTTTATTCCCTTTATGAGAGAGTTCTCTTGCGTAACCAGTCCCGTAGAAGACAGGTAGGGCAGGAATTGTCGTCACAGCCTGTATTTGACACCTTCAATTTTCACTTGCCCGGCTGGGGGCCGAGGCGAGACaatttttttacgtattatATAACTATCTTTACCATTTCCATCCATTTGTTCCATTCGAACTTGAATtgcatttataaaatctttgtgAAGATGACATTCTATAAATACCGATGTAAACGGTCCGAAGTGACGTTTATACAATGTtgctttaattaattcatttagaAACTGCATTTATCTTAGACTTGGCATTTAAATGGTATTTGCAGTACTGGTGGTATAGGTACCTTCACTTTAGGTTTTTCTAAGTTTTTGAGGACTTAATCCTTAGAAGGTTGAGGTTAGGTAAGTGTCTGTCTTAGAAATCAACCCAAACCGTTTCTCAAACGTTCTTGACAAATGTGTTGCGCCAATCCCGCAACGGAGTGGGATAAGAACAGGTGAAGAAGAGTACTAAAAGGAGTTGTGGtagatttgtaataaaaatagtttttagttatcagacagtataatacagtatATTATCCTTTTTCACAGCGGAATGTTTTATGTCGAAACCTGTTTGGGTCACATGGCAGGatttataaaactgaaatattttaaaataatttacggaGTGttcatttttttactatttttatatttatacatggtTTTAGACAGTTACATGATGGCAGGCAGTGATTCTTTCCTTCCTGTGTAATGGGACAGCACTGCAATGGTTTCGTTAGAGTTAGTGtttgagtataaataatttgccTAACAATTTTCCACGTGGTTTGATCTTGATAATGACTCACATGTTGGTCGCTTGTTGCAGTATATgtgaaattttgaaataaattatacaaagttTATGTCGGTTTGCAAATTGTGAATATCTATTTATGATCATGTTTTTTgcgtatttaaatacattttcttttcaCAAAAATGAGATTCACTATAATTCTGTTGAATTGAGCAATTAAAAtctatgtaaaaataacattaattgttTTGGATTCAAATTGATGCTAGATCTGCCAATATCAATGCCAATACCCATCTCTTCAACGATACAGGCGACAGTTAAATACCAATAGacttataaatagtaaaattatgtaggtatagtatatatagaaggattttataacatcacgcattttatccccgaaggggtatgcagaggcgcaactagggcacccacttttcgccaagtatgttccgtcccatgatgtgatagggggcgagcctatcgccatatcgggcacaaattccagactccggcctgatactgagcagaaaaacccaaatatcactttgcccgacccgggattcgaacccaggacctcagagcgctattgtaccggacatgcaatacaactacgccaccgaggcagtcagaaggatttttgtttatctattttaataataatgtcctTTTCCCATTCGAATACGATAACACTGAAAgcatatacacacacacacatgggACACGATTTTTCAAGTATATTGCAGAAATTATATCGCTTACTTATTTCAAACGGCCATCTAGCTAAAGTCAATTATGTCTTACGCAATTTAGTCCCGGAGAAATTGTTTTGGAGAAGCCCAAGCAACGTATTACCCAACGGGCCATAGTGTACGTTATCAGCGCaatctttgttatttatttatcttaggtAGCTTTAACATCTAAGGTTGTAAGCAAACACAGCAGTAGGATAATACAATCAGTAGGCTATACTACTTTAtaagcaataattaataaaaaaaaaacaaattgtttgtttataaccTAATTCACTTAAAGATTCTTTGAGTATATCGGGTaagttacatttaatttttccatcactgtacacaatatttcatttcatgtcccaaaaaagttaaattgtatatttttttattgaacgatTGATTTCATGTTCCTTTGTGGCATTTTTAGCTTCACTATCTGCCATATCATTTCCTTTAATACTATGACTTGGAATCCAAAGaagttcaaatttaaatttatctttcagtaaattaataatcttttgtttaatttatataattagtgGATgtccattattaatattttgtacagctccttttttactaaagaacaattttagtttttaattggtaagtatttaaaatttttacatgGTCTGTATTTTAACCTTCAAATGCTTTTCTGTTGTTAGAAAGTTCTAAACAAGAGTGTTGATTTCCAGCGAACAAAGCACGAGTTGACGCAATAGGCGGTGCCACCCTCAAGGAGACGCGTGTATAGAAAACTTTCATGGACTGTTTGTCGCGAAACACACGTAGTAcgcattattattatctttcagtgcttgggcaaccAAAGGTATTAGgcgtagtagagatgttctatacgaattatatgacagaaggtcctttacacctgatgtcaaatttactaattatgtaagaacatactctaaaatttttaaaagtgtatgtaggtatgccaaAGCTGCTtatattagtagaaatataaaaaaatcggataataaaattaaaacaacttggagaataattaatactgaaactggcaaaactaagtgtaatgacaagattgtattaaacattaatgacgaactagtttcagacaataattctgtggctaattacttcgaaaagtttttcaataacataccatttgagacgacaaaatgtctgccatcctcaccagaggcagctgagtcatttttaaaacaatatttagatttatcaattccaaatttcgaatttgaatgtgttactcattatgatgttataaaagtattcaggagcttaaacatgaagagtactgaagatctttggggtttgtctgttaaagcgttgcagtcagtgatagttagcatcgccccaatcctttctgatatttttaattgctgcataagagacggcatattccctgatcttatgaagataagtaaagtagtaccaattttaaaactgGTTGCTCCAACACCCCCCTCCAATTATaggcctatttctattttaccagctttaagtaaaatattcgaaaagttaatgcttaatcaaatgctggtgttctttaataaaaatgagattctacatgacaggcaattcggttttacaaagggtaggtccacgcaagatgcaggacgtgcattagttaaagctgtgttggatgcctgggagggatcgcaggatgctttaggggtattttgtgatctttccaaggcgttcgattgcgttgatcatggaaccctcattttaaagctccaCTATTACGGCATCAGGGGAGTGgggcttaaactaatatcttcatatttatcgggtcggaaacaaaagtttttatcaacaacgtttcctctgcagggtccacagttgggattggggtccccagggttcaattttgggaccatttctgtttttagtttatattaatgatctaccgtacattattaacaaaatggctgaagttgtattattcgctgacgacacttcactaatatttaaactaaatagaagggaaggaaattttgtagagccaaataaagtatttaaattgatttctgactggttttctgccaataatcttctattaaatgcagcaaaaactaaatgtgttcgattctcgttactgaacaagattaatggaactgatattgatttagacgggaataaactagaattagtaccctctacagtcttccttggggtttctatcgataggaaattacaatggggaccccacattcaaagaatttcgagtaaattgagttctgcagtctttgctattaggaagatcagatatttaactgatgtggctacggcaaggttagtatatttcgcttacttccacagcattatgtcttattgcattcttctgtggggtactgcagtagatctgcagaccatttttattttacagaaaagagcgattcgtgcaatttataaccttcggtctcgcgattcccttagagaactgtttaaggaggtgaatatactgactttgccagctgaatacatttttcaaaatattatgtatgtccgtaagaacctaggtacttttatgaaaaacagtgacttgcactgtttgaacactagaaataagaataaactagttgttccaaatttccggctctgtaaaacaaataaatcttatctagcgaattgtatcaaattctataataaaatccctcttgaaataaccaatctgcccggctacaaatttaagtgtcatgttaagcgcgaattaatgtcaaaggggtattataatgtaaaggattacctcgatgatcagacggtttggaaaaacagtcctgcacaccctgtccaaccctatgttaacgccaatattataaattaactacataaacgtctcatgtgtacctttctacaattttgacattatactgggtaacagttttaaatttatgtgacatattttattttatattgactcattgaattatcaatgtataatagacgaccgaccgatcattttgttgcaccagccttaaaatttataatcttaattatattgaccaagatctgcgacaaaatatgaaatgaaaatattatgtttgtaaatgtaggcgtatgcacgctgtacactgactgtttcatagtttttataattttttagtattattgttttttcgttagtttttagttattgctaaatacttttatgtggattttctccgcaattttacggtgatgtgcgtgtattagcttatataattaatcagactttgtatagaaaagacttattaaaaatatatatatatatatttaataacaatattataaatgaatagacaattgatgacaaaaaataaagcccggagtttctttctgtctttcttcttcgggtagtcatcgcttggGTAGTTAGTGAGAAGGCTGGtgggttagctaggttaggggcTTTTTTATTGTcactcaccggtgaggatcgcgacgcgtttctcccttattgcttatttaaaaatacatacatacataattttatttcttcttccctgccagcccgagctggcttctttgttactaagtatatttttcatttattttattgtctttgtttatataagctaatctaattaagtaataattgaatattctcatgtaccttgacttatcataagtgcaactatgttcgcctacgtgatgaataaagcatttttatttttttttttttttttatattaataattgcgTTTTAGCGAAATTTTGCGTTTTAGTGAAGGTCTTTTAAACCTTTTCtacagcaaaaataatataagattgTTGATTGGAAACATCtgcatataatttattgtatctaTAATAACTATACTATATCGTCAAgtatattgattaataaataagtagggATATAAAGCGTACATTATATAAGATATTGCTTTTTGCAAATGTACCCTAATAACttgtatttagaaaaaaaaatatagagtcATATCG containing:
- the LOC119189445 gene encoding cuticle protein 38-like; translated protein: MMKIIVALSALLAIVAAKPSLVSAPLVAAAPAAVVTASSSQYYHRINNGLAAYVAAPAAYVASPYVAASPYVAASPYVAAAPYVAASAPIVAV